The Molothrus ater isolate BHLD 08-10-18 breed brown headed cowbird chromosome 1, BPBGC_Mater_1.1, whole genome shotgun sequence genome includes a window with the following:
- the GFOD1 gene encoding glucose-fructose oxidoreductase domain-containing protein 1 isoform X2: MSGIGKNVICDRTATPLDAFRMMTAAHYYPKLMSIMGNVLRFLPAFVKMKQLIQEGYVGELLVCEVQVHSGSLLGKKYNWSCDDLMGGGGLHSVGTYIIDLLTFLTSQKAVKVHGLLKTFVKQTDHIKGIRQITSDDFCTFQMVLEGGVCCTVTLNFNIPGEFKQDIIVVGSAGRLTVIGTDLYGQSNSSPQRELLLKDSTPVSNSLLPEKAFSDIPSPYLRGTIKMVQAVRQAFEDQDDRRTWDGRPLTMAATFDDCLYALCVVDTIKKSNQLGEWQNISIMTEEPELSPAYLISEAMRKSRMSLYC; this comes from the coding sequence GCATTGGGAAGAATGTCATCTGTGACCGAACGGCAACTCCCCTGGATGCCTTTAGGATGATGACTGCGGCTCATTACTATCCAAAGCTCATGAGCATCATGGGGAATGTTCTGCGCTTCCTGCCTGCTTTCGTGAAGATGAAGCAGCTGATCCAGGAGGGTTACgtgggggagctgctggtgtgCGAGGTGCAGGTGCACAGTGGGAGCCTGCTGGGCAAGAAGTACAACTGGAGCTGTGATGACCTGATGGGTGGCGGGGGCTTGCACTCGGTGGGCACCTACATCATCGACCTGCTGACCTTCCTCACCAGCCAGAAGGCCGTGAAGGTGCACGGGTTGCTCAAGACCTTTGTGAAGCAGACAGACCACATCAAGGGCATCCGGCAGATCACCAGCGATGACTTCTGCACCTTTCAGATGGTCCTGGAAGGGGGTGTGTGCTGCACTGTGACGCTCAACTTCAACATCCCAGGGGAGTTCAAACAGGACATCATTGTGGTGGGCTCGGCGGGACGGCTCACTGTGATAGGCACCGACCTCTATGGACAGAGCAACAGCTCTCCTCAGCGGGAGCTCCTGCTGAAGGACTCCACACCAGTCAGCAACTCCTTGCTTCCGGAGAAAGCCTTCAGTGACATCCCATCCCCCTACCTGCGGGGCACCATTAAGATGGTCCAGGCTGTCCGGCAGGCCTTTGAGGACCAGGACGACAGGAGGACCTGGGACGGGAGGCCCCTTACGATGGCTGCCACTTTTGACGACTGTCTCTACGCCCTGTGTGTGGTGGACACCATTAAAAAGTCAAACCAGCTGGGGGAGTGGCAGAACATTTCAATCATGACTGAGGAGCCAGAACTAAGCCCGGCATACTTGATCAGCGAAGCCATGCGGAAGAGCAGGATGTCTCTGTACTGCTAG